One genomic window of Cellulophaga sp. Hel_I_12 includes the following:
- a CDS encoding sialidase family protein, translating to MYKPLLSILFFSVFLGFSQISPTSSDVVEKALAQKENLAKTSIVKNISFDNIGPTVMSGRVVDVDVNPENPIEFYVGYASGGLWYTNNNGTTFTPILDNSQTQNVGDIAVDWKNGTIWVGTGENNSSRSSYAGIGILKSSDQGKNWEHVGLSDSHHIGRILINENNPEEVVVGVTGHLYSPNEQRGIYKTTDGGKTWKNTLFVDPMSGIIDVQHAPNNFEVMLASSWTRDRKAWDFVGSGTNSAIYKSINGGDTWEKVTTEKSGFPTGEGVGRIGIAMFDENTMYALHDSQFPRKEEPKKTQNTGLTKEDFKTMSVDAFMKLEDKALNDYLKNNGFQEKYRAPNVKQLISSGSVKPIDLASYLEDANAVSSGTEVIGAEVYISTDGGKSWKKTHDDYIDGLYSSYGYYFGEIRVDLQDKNGIYILGVPILKSKDAGKSFTSISRENVHSDHQALWVNPKMQGHLLNGNDGGLNMSYDDGENWTKLNSPAVGQFYAINVDNQKPYNVYGGLQDNGVWVGANNAREDKSWHQSGQYPWKSIMGGDGMQVQVDNRNSNIVYTGSQFGNYFRLNLETGDRKYLQIKHTLGETPYRFNWQTPILLSSHNQDILYLGGNKLHRSLNKGDDWETISPDLTTGGKPGNVAYGTLTTISESPFKFGLIYTGSDDGLVHITQNAGGNWETISYNLPKDLWVSRVVASKHKKERVYATLNGYRNDNFTAYVYVSENYGKTWTAIGTTIPASPVNVILEDSTNENLLYVGTDNGLYVSLDQGASWSVFQNGIPNVAVHDLVIQPEAKHLLVGTHGRSIYRTDIAKLQQMNAAVLAKKFHAFPMDKIKHSSRWGSARGSWGRAQTPGVDLTFYVSKSGMYDATIIAENGISVSTTSINADKGLNVLSYDLAFSKSGKSNYLKQVKTELVEANDGKTYLPKGKYEIQIQGNGTNEKIPFEIE from the coding sequence ATGTATAAACCATTACTTTCTATTTTATTTTTTTCTGTTTTTTTAGGCTTTTCACAAATAAGTCCAACTTCATCAGATGTGGTTGAAAAAGCACTAGCGCAGAAAGAAAATTTAGCAAAAACATCTATCGTAAAAAATATTTCGTTTGATAATATAGGTCCCACCGTGATGAGTGGCCGTGTGGTAGATGTAGATGTAAATCCTGAAAATCCGATCGAATTTTATGTGGGCTATGCTTCTGGTGGCCTTTGGTACACGAATAATAACGGAACTACTTTCACGCCTATTTTAGACAATAGTCAAACTCAAAATGTAGGAGATATTGCTGTGGATTGGAAAAATGGTACTATTTGGGTAGGCACAGGAGAAAACAATAGCTCGCGCTCAAGTTATGCTGGTATCGGAATTTTGAAATCTAGTGATCAGGGTAAAAACTGGGAGCATGTTGGCTTGTCAGATTCTCATCACATAGGACGTATTCTGATCAACGAAAATAATCCTGAAGAGGTTGTTGTTGGTGTTACAGGTCATTTGTATTCACCAAACGAACAACGTGGAATTTACAAAACGACAGATGGTGGAAAAACATGGAAAAACACCTTATTCGTTGATCCTATGAGCGGTATTATTGATGTGCAACATGCACCAAATAATTTTGAAGTTATGTTAGCATCATCATGGACAAGAGACCGAAAAGCATGGGATTTTGTAGGTAGTGGGACTAATTCAGCGATATATAAAAGTATTAATGGTGGTGACACTTGGGAAAAAGTAACCACTGAAAAGAGTGGCTTTCCAACGGGTGAAGGTGTAGGTAGAATTGGTATCGCTATGTTTGATGAAAACACCATGTATGCCCTTCATGATAGTCAATTTCCTAGAAAGGAAGAACCTAAAAAAACACAAAATACAGGATTGACAAAAGAGGACTTTAAAACCATGAGTGTTGATGCCTTTATGAAGTTAGAAGATAAAGCACTTAACGATTATCTTAAAAATAATGGCTTTCAAGAAAAATATAGAGCGCCAAACGTTAAGCAACTCATAAGCAGTGGTTCTGTAAAACCTATTGACTTGGCGAGTTACTTGGAAGATGCTAATGCGGTATCATCTGGTACGGAAGTAATTGGCGCTGAGGTTTATATAAGCACTGATGGTGGTAAATCATGGAAAAAAACGCACGACGATTATATTGATGGTTTATATTCTAGTTACGGCTATTATTTTGGTGAAATTAGGGTAGATCTACAAGATAAAAACGGTATTTATATTTTGGGTGTTCCAATTTTAAAATCGAAAGATGCTGGTAAATCATTTACTTCTATAAGTAGAGAAAATGTGCACTCAGATCATCAAGCGCTTTGGGTTAATCCAAAAATGCAAGGCCATTTACTGAATGGAAATGATGGTGGTTTAAATATGAGTTATGATGATGGTGAAAATTGGACAAAATTAAATTCCCCAGCTGTTGGCCAATTTTATGCGATCAATGTAGATAACCAAAAGCCCTATAATGTGTATGGCGGATTGCAAGATAATGGTGTTTGGGTGGGTGCAAATAATGCCAGAGAAGACAAATCTTGGCACCAGAGCGGACAATATCCTTGGAAATCAATAATGGGCGGTGACGGTATGCAAGTACAAGTTGACAATCGCAATTCAAATATCGTCTATACAGGTTCTCAATTTGGAAATTATTTTAGATTAAATCTGGAAACCGGAGATCGAAAATACCTTCAGATAAAACATACTTTAGGCGAAACACCGTACCGTTTTAATTGGCAAACTCCTATTTTATTATCTTCTCATAATCAAGATATTTTATATTTAGGAGGTAATAAATTGCACCGTTCTTTAAATAAAGGTGACGATTGGGAAACTATTTCGCCCGATTTAACTACTGGTGGAAAACCAGGAAATGTAGCTTACGGCACCTTAACGACTATCTCAGAATCACCTTTTAAGTTTGGACTGATTTACACAGGAAGTGATGATGGATTAGTACATATAACCCAGAACGCTGGTGGAAACTGGGAAACTATTTCTTATAATTTACCTAAAGATTTATGGGTAAGTCGCGTAGTGGCCTCTAAGCACAAAAAAGAGCGTGTTTACGCGACTCTAAACGGCTATAGAAATGATAATTTTACGGCTTATGTATATGTAAGTGAAAACTATGGAAAAACATGGACAGCCATAGGAACTACGATTCCTGCTTCGCCAGTAAATGTTATTTTAGAAGACAGCACTAATGAAAATTTATTGTACGTAGGCACCGATAATGGCTTGTATGTTTCTTTAGACCAAGGCGCTTCTTGGAGTGTTTTCCAAAACGGAATACCCAATGTAGCGGTTCACGATTTGGTGATACAGCCCGAAGCAAAACACTTATTAGTGGGTACACACGGAAGAAGTATTTATAGAACAGATATTGCTAAATTACAACAGATGAATGCTGCAGTATTAGCTAAAAAATTTCACGCTTTTCCTATGGATAAAATTAAACATTCTAGTCGATGGGGAAGCGCAAGAGGTTCTTGGGGAAGGGCACAAACACCTGGGGTAGACCTTACTTTCTACGTGTCAAAATCAGGAATGTATGATGCTACGATAATAGCTGAAAACGGAATTTCAGTAAGTACCACGAGCATCAATGCTGATAAGGGTTTAAATGTACTTTCGTATGATTTGGCTTTTTCAAAATCTGGAAAATCTAATTATTTAAAACAAGTTAAAACAGAATTAGTAGAAGCTAATGATGGGAAAACCTATTTGCCAAAAGGAAAATATGAAATCCAAATTCAAGGTAACGGTACCAATGAAAAAATACCTTTTGAGATAGAGTAA
- a CDS encoding TraB/GumN family protein: MRLLLTLLILLLFSGVYAQEKNSLLWEISGNGLEQSSYLYGTMHVSKKIAFRLDDVFYEALAKSDVIALESNPNTWLDNDMTMGFNFGESFMTKDFYSRAFELSHPEKDEIAAYLGFDDQMVNGMLYRTDEYSQNFEEDTYLDMFIYQAGAKFGKPIVALEDVEESSILVGRASFNAYKEKPAEWLQKKLQQKDYVQLVQDAYRERNIDLLDSIDQGLYTEHYLRNMLYIRNENMVKKLDSVLQKAKVFTGIGAAHLPGKLGVIELLRAKGYTVQPLRSKTGQNGSQLKSQFETKVFQNRYTQQSVDDVLFSILLPNKLYPVAEFSNTFYISPDVTNGSFFSANRIPTFSHLKNNKAYTIDDIDELLFENIPGKIIQKTRITRNGVEGIDIKNILKNGAHQRYQIYITPLEIIIFKMGGHDDYVKQYGDTIFNSIQFKKPLYTIKETSSSYKDFEVDMPAYTSFPNVSRSGNRLIQGFDSIHNTYRFLKKVTLHDYNFIEEDTFELKQIQRRFYKKLNLKASYNSFKNNHLESSAVLDTLSAKKLHLYTTLQGEAYYLLGMVTTDSTEAETYFNSLQLTKPRYPEKFKKVKDTALYFTTISNVKPPPFVANSTNFNKKELKEYNGYNKKTVYQNNNNEAIAVQLNKAHDFLMFPSIDSIWSLRKKLYRDKTFKIINEVSKTSPKGYQELQITLVDTASTRGILIKNVLKDGLLYEIKAVIDTTAKPSKFITDFYDHFTPMDTLIGKSLLTDKSPEFFKALRNNDSIALNGYPFINFDTKHIDSLKYYISEFEFKEPQKTIQAYLIQELAEIDTSESIEFYTNFYEQSYNNSTAQAKVLQAIAQKKTHKAAQQLLDLMAVDLPLVSSSFEIYQIFKPYMDSLPLAKKLYPKILDYSTIEEYKSPIFSLLAKLKSEKMIKPKIYKKYKNQILNDAKIQLKRQLGKAPKRNTNSYLNTLSGAKNTAVLEDYIQLLYPFIREKEVQLFFDKLDFVTDADLKTSKAALLASERNEANSKNLMALAKALESRNLLFKKLETQGQLAAFPEVYKTQKSLAEAQLFENKNLVVGLDSIEFVAQKIIQYRDKTYIGYAYKFRKHEDDTKNFKMYLAVYDKAKKLQSKPFYKNNGYRIEDTDTQGEILSIVIEEFMLRDRKRAEVYRENQDNSFGY, encoded by the coding sequence ATGCGATTACTCCTCACTCTTCTTATTCTTTTACTTTTCAGCGGAGTATATGCTCAAGAAAAAAATAGTCTTCTCTGGGAAATTTCTGGGAATGGCCTCGAACAGAGTTCTTATTTGTATGGCACCATGCACGTAAGTAAAAAAATTGCATTTCGTTTAGATGATGTATTTTATGAAGCCTTAGCTAAGAGTGACGTTATTGCTTTAGAGTCAAACCCTAATACCTGGCTCGATAACGACATGACCATGGGATTTAACTTTGGAGAAAGTTTTATGACCAAAGATTTTTACAGCAGAGCCTTTGAACTATCACACCCAGAAAAGGATGAAATCGCAGCCTACCTTGGTTTTGATGATCAAATGGTAAACGGCATGCTATACCGAACAGACGAATATTCCCAAAATTTTGAAGAAGACACTTATTTAGATATGTTTATTTACCAAGCAGGTGCAAAGTTTGGAAAACCAATAGTTGCCCTTGAGGATGTGGAAGAATCGTCAATTTTAGTAGGTCGTGCGAGTTTCAACGCATACAAGGAAAAACCCGCCGAATGGTTACAAAAAAAACTTCAACAGAAAGACTATGTACAACTCGTACAAGACGCCTATAGAGAGCGAAATATTGATTTATTAGACTCTATCGACCAAGGTTTATATACCGAACATTATTTAAGAAACATGTTGTATATCCGCAACGAAAACATGGTCAAAAAGTTAGATTCAGTCTTGCAGAAAGCCAAAGTATTTACGGGTATAGGTGCGGCTCATTTACCTGGAAAACTAGGCGTAATTGAATTACTGAGAGCTAAGGGATATACCGTACAGCCATTACGCTCTAAAACTGGTCAAAATGGTTCGCAATTAAAATCTCAATTTGAAACTAAAGTTTTTCAAAATAGGTATACCCAACAATCTGTAGATGATGTTTTATTTTCAATTCTTTTACCTAACAAATTGTATCCCGTCGCCGAATTTTCGAATACTTTCTACATTTCTCCTGATGTAACCAATGGCAGCTTTTTTAGCGCCAATAGAATTCCAACCTTCTCGCATTTAAAAAATAACAAAGCCTATACCATTGACGATATAGATGAACTTTTATTTGAAAACATTCCTGGAAAAATCATCCAAAAAACTAGAATTACTAGAAACGGAGTCGAAGGCATTGATATTAAAAACATTCTTAAAAACGGAGCACACCAACGATACCAAATTTACATTACACCATTAGAAATTATAATTTTTAAAATGGGAGGCCATGATGATTATGTGAAACAATATGGTGACACTATTTTTAATAGTATTCAATTTAAAAAACCACTGTATACCATAAAAGAGACCAGCTCTAGCTATAAAGATTTTGAAGTAGATATGCCTGCCTATACGAGTTTTCCAAATGTTTCTAGGAGCGGAAATAGACTTATTCAGGGTTTTGACAGTATACATAATACCTATCGGTTTCTTAAAAAAGTAACACTTCATGATTATAATTTTATTGAAGAAGATACTTTTGAACTAAAGCAAATTCAACGTAGATTTTATAAAAAATTAAACCTAAAAGCTAGTTATAATTCATTTAAAAATAACCACTTAGAGTCTTCAGCTGTACTAGATACTTTAAGTGCTAAAAAACTGCATTTATACACCACTTTGCAAGGAGAAGCCTATTATTTGCTAGGTATGGTTACTACAGACAGTACGGAAGCCGAGACCTATTTTAATTCTTTACAACTTACAAAACCAAGGTATCCAGAAAAATTTAAAAAAGTAAAAGATACCGCTCTGTATTTTACAACCATAAGCAATGTAAAGCCACCTCCGTTTGTGGCAAATAGCACTAATTTTAACAAAAAAGAACTTAAGGAGTATAATGGATACAATAAAAAAACAGTCTATCAAAATAATAATAATGAGGCAATAGCTGTGCAATTGAACAAAGCACATGACTTTTTAATGTTCCCTAGTATTGACTCTATTTGGTCTTTACGTAAAAAATTATATCGTGATAAAACTTTTAAAATTATCAATGAAGTTTCTAAAACGTCTCCTAAAGGGTATCAAGAACTACAAATAACTTTAGTCGACACCGCAAGTACTAGGGGAATTTTAATTAAAAATGTGCTTAAAGATGGTTTATTGTATGAAATAAAAGCAGTGATAGATACCACAGCCAAGCCCAGTAAATTTATTACTGACTTTTATGATCATTTCACGCCTATGGATACGCTCATCGGAAAAAGTTTATTGACCGATAAATCTCCTGAATTCTTTAAAGCCTTGCGAAATAATGATAGTATCGCCTTAAACGGATATCCATTTATTAATTTCGATACCAAACATATTGATTCCTTAAAGTATTACATTTCAGAGTTTGAGTTTAAAGAACCCCAAAAAACTATTCAAGCCTACCTTATTCAGGAGTTGGCAGAAATAGATACTTCTGAAAGTATTGAATTTTACACTAATTTTTACGAACAGTCCTATAATAATTCAACAGCACAAGCAAAGGTGCTACAAGCCATTGCCCAGAAAAAAACACATAAAGCCGCGCAACAGCTTTTAGATTTAATGGCAGTAGATTTGCCGCTAGTATCGAGTAGTTTTGAAATCTATCAGATTTTTAAACCCTATATGGATAGTTTGCCTTTAGCGAAAAAATTATACCCTAAAATACTTGATTATAGTACAATCGAAGAATATAAATCTCCTATTTTTTCTTTATTAGCTAAACTAAAGTCAGAAAAAATGATCAAGCCAAAAATCTATAAAAAATACAAAAATCAGATACTGAATGATGCTAAAATTCAACTTAAAAGACAATTAGGTAAGGCACCCAAAAGAAATACTAATTCTTATTTAAATACTTTATCTGGGGCAAAGAACACTGCAGTTTTAGAAGATTATATTCAGTTATTGTATCCTTTTATCAGGGAAAAAGAGGTGCAATTATTTTTTGATAAATTAGATTTTGTCACTGATGCTGATCTTAAAACCTCCAAAGCCGCCTTACTAGCCTCTGAAAGAAATGAAGCAAATTCTAAGAATTTAATGGCCCTGGCTAAAGCGTTAGAAAGCAGAAACCTGCTATTTAAAAAACTTGAGACCCAAGGACAACTTGCTGCTTTTCCAGAGGTCTACAAAACGCAAAAATCATTAGCCGAAGCACAGCTTTTTGAAAATAAAAATTTAGTTGTTGGCTTAGACTCCATTGAGTTTGTCGCCCAGAAAATTATTCAATATCGGGACAAAACTTACATTGGCTATGCGTATAAATTTCGTAAACATGAAGATGATACTAAAAATTTTAAAATGTACTTAGCCGTTTATGATAAAGCCAAAAAACTACAATCTAAGCCTTTCTATAAAAACAATGGCTACCGAATTGAAGATACCGATACCCAGGGGGAAATACTAAGTATTGTTATTGAAGAATTTATGCTGCGAGATCGAAAACGAGCCGAAGTATATCGAGAAAATCAAGACAATAGTTTCGGGTATTAA
- a CDS encoding mechanosensitive ion channel family protein produces MFSNLFKEPNSLFYLLGSIVLIVLLQFITIQILRHFGKNPKYLIDKKGIKRISYPIFILFLALLVRLEIIHRNLGINEFTFVIRKISTLLIIFAITWVLIASIRIIKQKVIANYDVSATNNLKARKIYTQFNILERIVIFILVIFAVGIALMSFDSIREIGVSIFASAGVAGIILGLSAQKMIGSILAGIQIAIAQPIKIDDVVIVEEEWGRIEEITLTYVVVNIWDKRRLIVPTTYFIEKPFQNWTKTSSDILGTVFLYTDYNLPFDALREELTRVLESTDLWDGEVNNLQVTNSQPQHVEIRALMSAKDASTAWDLRVFVREKLISFLQKNYPESLAQTRVFIKNTGTKK; encoded by the coding sequence ATGTTTTCTAATCTTTTCAAAGAACCTAATTCCTTATTTTACCTTTTAGGAAGTATCGTATTGATTGTGCTACTTCAATTTATTACGATACAAATATTAAGGCATTTTGGTAAAAATCCTAAATACTTAATCGATAAAAAGGGAATCAAAAGAATTAGTTATCCGATTTTTATATTATTTCTTGCCCTTCTAGTTCGATTAGAAATTATCCACAGAAATTTAGGTATCAACGAATTTACTTTTGTGATCAGAAAAATTAGCACCTTACTCATCATTTTTGCAATTACTTGGGTGTTAATTGCGAGCATCAGAATTATAAAACAAAAAGTAATTGCGAATTATGACGTATCCGCAACAAACAATTTAAAAGCACGTAAAATATATACTCAATTCAATATTTTAGAGCGAATTGTTATTTTTATTCTGGTCATTTTCGCTGTCGGAATTGCTTTAATGAGCTTTGATAGTATTCGAGAAATTGGTGTAAGCATCTTTGCCTCAGCTGGTGTTGCAGGAATTATCCTTGGATTATCTGCTCAAAAAATGATTGGCAGCATTTTGGCAGGCATTCAAATAGCCATTGCCCAACCCATTAAAATTGATGATGTGGTTATTGTTGAAGAAGAATGGGGTAGAATAGAAGAAATTACATTGACCTATGTTGTCGTTAATATTTGGGATAAACGCCGCTTAATAGTCCCCACCACGTATTTTATAGAAAAGCCTTTTCAAAATTGGACCAAAACTTCTTCTGACATTTTAGGCACTGTTTTTTTATACACTGATTACAACCTACCTTTTGATGCGCTTAGAGAAGAACTAACGCGTGTTCTCGAAAGTACTGATTTATGGGATGGCGAGGTAAATAACCTTCAAGTAACCAATTCACAACCTCAACATGTTGAAATTAGGGCTTTAATGAGTGCTAAAGATGCTTCCACTGCTTGGGACTTGCGGGTTTTTGTGCGTGAAAAATTAATATCTTTTTTACAGAAAAATTATCCGGAAAGTTTAGCACAAACACGTGTTTTTATAAAAAATACTGGTACGAAAAAATAG
- the hemH gene encoding ferrochelatase yields the protein MKGILLVNLGSPESPTAKDVKPYLDEFLMDERVIDVPKILRNILVRGIILQTRPKKSAKAYAKIWWEEGSPLIVLSERFTDKVRQQTEMPVALGMRYGTMSIKNALQELKDKGVDDVLLVPLYPHYAMSSYETVVVKTMEDQKEFFPEIKLTTLPAFYKNPDYIKVLSESIADGLRDFEYDHILFSYHGIPERHIRKSDPTKFHCKMDGHCCTTNSVAHHSCYRHQCYDTTESVKSYLGLPESKVSVSFQSRLAGDPWLKPYTDYEFERLAKEGKKRLAVITPAFVSDCLETLEEIAMEGKEQFEEAGGEHYTHIPCLNDNDAWVRVMANWVNTWKETGKLPA from the coding sequence ATGAAAGGCATTTTATTAGTCAATTTAGGTTCTCCTGAAAGTCCCACTGCAAAAGATGTAAAACCCTATTTAGATGAATTTTTAATGGATGAACGTGTAATAGATGTTCCTAAAATTCTACGAAATATTTTGGTTCGCGGTATTATTTTGCAAACAAGACCTAAAAAATCGGCCAAGGCCTATGCAAAAATTTGGTGGGAGGAAGGTTCTCCGCTGATTGTTCTCTCAGAACGTTTTACAGACAAGGTACGTCAGCAAACCGAAATGCCCGTAGCTCTAGGCATGCGGTATGGCACCATGTCGATAAAAAATGCGCTACAAGAACTTAAAGATAAAGGGGTAGATGATGTTTTATTGGTGCCTTTGTATCCGCATTACGCCATGTCGTCTTATGAAACTGTGGTTGTAAAAACCATGGAAGATCAAAAAGAGTTTTTCCCGGAAATAAAACTAACCACCTTACCTGCTTTTTATAAGAATCCGGACTACATTAAAGTACTTTCTGAAAGTATTGCAGATGGCTTGAGGGATTTTGAATATGATCATATTTTGTTTTCATACCACGGAATTCCGGAGCGTCATATTAGAAAATCAGATCCAACAAAGTTTCACTGTAAAATGGATGGACACTGTTGTACCACAAATTCTGTGGCACATCACAGTTGTTATCGTCACCAATGCTATGACACTACCGAAAGTGTTAAGTCGTATTTAGGCCTACCAGAGAGTAAAGTCAGTGTATCGTTTCAATCGAGATTAGCAGGTGATCCATGGCTAAAACCTTATACCGATTACGAGTTTGAGCGATTGGCAAAAGAAGGTAAAAAACGACTAGCCGTCATTACTCCAGCGTTTGTTTCTGACTGTTTAGAAACCCTGGAAGAAATTGCGATGGAAGGAAAGGAGCAATTCGAAGAAGCTGGTGGAGAACACTACACGCACATTCCTTGCTTAAATGACAACGATGCATGGGTACGAGTGATGGCTAATTGGGTTAATACCTGGAAAGAAACTGGTAAACTACCAGCATAA
- a CDS encoding MATE family efflux transporter, with translation MAKVSAEQLGSEPIGKLLIKQAVPASIGILVMSLNILVDSIFVGNWIGSIAIAAINVVLPVSFFIGALGMSVGIGGSSIISRALGSNNQAKALKTFGNQITLTLLITITMVILGLTYVDSIIPAFGGKGRIFEPAKIYYTIVLYGVPFLALCMMGNTVIRAEGKPKFAMIAMIIPSVGNLVMDYIFIYVFDWGMAGAAWATTIGYVLCFAYVLYFFISNNSELKINFSHIRLDFPILKEISSLGFVTLARQATTSVVYLLMNNILFGLGGEAMVAVYAIIGRMLMFALFPVFGITQGFLPIAGFNYGAEKYERVKESIYTAIKYAAILATVVFIGLMIFPAEIASLFLSSKEGMPAAELEVNTFVLEHIPMAMRLVFAATPIIALQLIGAAYFQAVGKAIPALLLTLTRQGFFFIPLILILPLYFDEFGVWIAFPIADFLATVVTGYYLRKEVKKELEV, from the coding sequence ATGGCAAAAGTATCCGCAGAACAATTAGGTTCTGAGCCCATAGGGAAATTACTTATAAAGCAAGCGGTACCGGCATCCATAGGAATTTTAGTCATGTCGCTGAATATCCTTGTTGACTCTATTTTTGTTGGGAATTGGATAGGATCTATTGCTATTGCAGCGATAAATGTAGTACTGCCTGTATCTTTTTTTATAGGAGCCTTGGGGATGTCTGTTGGTATAGGCGGTTCTAGTATTATATCTCGCGCACTAGGCTCAAACAATCAAGCAAAAGCCTTAAAAACCTTTGGAAATCAAATTACTTTGACCCTTTTAATTACCATTACAATGGTAATTTTAGGACTTACGTATGTGGATAGTATCATACCCGCGTTCGGGGGGAAAGGTCGTATTTTTGAACCCGCTAAAATTTACTATACCATTGTCTTGTACGGCGTACCTTTTTTAGCGCTTTGTATGATGGGAAACACCGTTATCAGAGCAGAAGGAAAGCCTAAGTTCGCCATGATTGCCATGATCATTCCTTCGGTGGGGAACTTAGTGATGGACTATATTTTTATCTACGTTTTTGATTGGGGAATGGCAGGAGCCGCATGGGCGACAACCATTGGTTATGTTTTGTGTTTTGCCTATGTTTTGTACTTTTTTATCTCTAACAATTCCGAATTAAAAATCAATTTTTCACATATTCGTTTAGACTTTCCTATTCTAAAAGAAATTAGTTCGCTAGGTTTTGTAACCTTGGCAAGACAAGCCACTACAAGCGTGGTATATTTATTAATGAACAATATATTATTTGGTTTGGGAGGCGAAGCCATGGTGGCCGTTTATGCCATTATTGGTAGAATGTTGATGTTCGCACTCTTTCCAGTATTTGGAATTACCCAAGGTTTTTTACCTATTGCAGGATTTAATTACGGTGCTGAAAAGTACGAAAGGGTAAAAGAGAGTATTTATACCGCTATTAAATATGCTGCTATTTTGGCCACTGTCGTATTTATTGGCTTGATGATTTTTCCTGCAGAAATTGCTTCTTTGTTTTTAAGCAGTAAGGAAGGAATGCCCGCCGCGGAACTCGAAGTCAATACCTTTGTTTTGGAACACATCCCCATGGCCATGCGCCTGGTTTTTGCGGCAACACCTATTATTGCTTTACAATTAATTGGTGCTGCTTATTTTCAAGCGGTTGGAAAAGCAATTCCCGCATTACTGCTAACCTTAACTAGGCAAGGTTTCTTTTTTATTCCATTGATTTTAATTCTACCCCTGTATTTTGATGAGTTCGGAGTGTGGATAGCGTTTCCAATCGCCGATTTTTTAGCCACAGTGGTAACGGGTTATTATTTGCGAAAAGAAGTGAAGAAGGAGCTGGAGGTTTAG